A part of Dasypus novemcinctus isolate mDasNov1 chromosome 7, mDasNov1.1.hap2, whole genome shotgun sequence genomic DNA contains:
- the AGXT gene encoding alanine--glyoxylate aminotransferase → MLRALGAGGAALGPRAAGWVRTMASHRLPVPPPEALRRPLSVPDHLLLGPGPSNLAPRVQAAGGLQMISHTHREMYKIMDEIKQGIQYVFQTTNPLTLAVSGSGHCAMEAALVNALEPGDAFLVGTNGMWGLRAAEIGERMGAHVHRMVKDPGGHYTLQEVEEALAQHKPALLFLTHGESSSGVLQPLDGFGELCHRYKCLLLVDSVASLGGVPLYMDQQGIDILYSGAQKVLNSPPGASPISFSDKAKSKIYSRRTKPLSFYLDLQWLANIWGCDDKPRMYHHTTPVIGLYCLRESLALIVEQGLESSWRRHREVTAYLHGRLQGLGLQLFVKDPALRLPTVTTVSVPPGYEWQDLVTYVMEHFRIEITGGMGPSVGKVLRIGLLGINATRENVDRVTQALTEALQHCPRNKL, encoded by the exons ATGCTCCGGGCACTGGGCGCGGGCGGCGCGGCTCTGGGGCCCCGAGCGGCGGGCTGGGTGCGGACCATGGCCTCCCACCGGCTGCCGGTGCCGCCCCCCGAGGCGCTGCGCAGGCCCCTCTCGGTCCCCGACCATCTGCTGCTGGGGCCGGGCCCCTCCAACCTGGCCCCGCGCGTGCAGGCGGCCGGCGGGCTGCAGATGATCAGCCACACGCACAGGGAGATGTACAAG ATCATGGATGAGATCAAGCAAGGCATCCAGTACGTGTTCCAAACAACAAACCCGCTCACGCTGGCCGTCAGCGGCTCGGGACACTGCGCCATGGAGGCCGCCCTCGTCAACGCCCTGGAGCCGGGCGACGCCTTCCTGGTCGGGACGAACGGCATGTGGGGACTGCGGGCGGCCGAGATCGGGGAGCGCATGG gagcccacGTGCACCGGATGGTCAAGGACCCTGGAGGCCACTACACGCTGCAGGAAGTGGAGGAG GCCCTGGCCCAGCACAAGCCGGCGCTACTCTTCCTGACCCACGGCGAGTCGTCCAGCGGGGTCCTGCAGCCCCTCGACGGCTTCGGGGAGCTCTGCCACCG GTACAAGTGTCTGCTCCTGGTGGATTCCGTGGCGTCTCTGGGAGGGGTCCCCCTCTACATGGACCAGCAAG GCATCGACATCCTGTACTCGGGAGCCCAGAAGGTCCTCAACAGCCCTCCGGGCGCCTCGCCCATCTCCTTCAGCGACAAGGCCAA GAGCAAGATCTACTCTCGCAGGACAAAGCCCCTGTCCTTCTACCTGGACCTCCAGTGGCTGGCCAACATCTGGGGCTGTGACGACAAGCCCCGGAT GTACCACCACACCACGCCCGTGATTGGTCTGTACTGCCTGCGGGAGAGCCTGGCCCTGATCGTGGAGCAG GGCCTGGAGAGCAGCTGGCGGCGGCACCGGGAGGTCACGGCCTACCTGCACGGGCGCCTGCAGGGGCTGGGCCTGCAGCTCTTCGTCAAGGACCCG GCGCTGCggctgcccactgtcaccaccgtGTCGGTGCCCCCCGGCTACGAGTGGCAGGACCTGGTCACCTACGTCATGGAGCACTTCAGGATCGAGATCACGGGCGGCATGGGGCCCTCGGTGGGGAAG GTGCTGCGCATCGGGCTGCTGGGCATCAACGCCACGCGGGAGAACGTCGACCGGGTGACCCAGGCCCTGACGGAGGCCCTGCAGCACTGCCCCCGCAACAAGCTGTGA